The Sulfuricurvum sp. IAE1 genome includes a region encoding these proteins:
- the moaC gene encoding cyclic pyranopterin monophosphate synthase MoaC yields MQLTHLDERDRPKMVDVSDKNTTFRVAVASGLITMSREAFDAVVNQTAKKGPVIQTAVIAAIMGTKKTSDLIPMCHPLNLSGVNCDIEELPDLPGFRLSVTAKLSGQTGVEMEALTGTSIGLLTIYDMLKAIDKSMVIGPVQLETKSGGKSGNYQRIDSKA; encoded by the coding sequence ATGCAACTTACCCATCTTGACGAACGTGACCGTCCTAAAATGGTCGATGTTTCGGATAAAAATACGACATTCCGAGTCGCGGTTGCCAGCGGCCTCATCACGATGAGCCGCGAGGCCTTCGACGCCGTCGTCAACCAGACGGCCAAAAAGGGGCCGGTCATTCAGACGGCGGTTATCGCGGCGATCATGGGGACGAAAAAAACCTCCGACCTGATCCCGATGTGCCATCCGCTCAACCTCAGCGGCGTCAACTGCGACATCGAAGAGCTCCCCGACCTTCCGGGATTCCGTCTGAGCGTCACGGCCAAGCTTAGCGGCCAGACCGGGGTGGAGATGGAAGCCCTTACCGGGACCAGCATCGGACTGCTGACCATCTACGATATGCTCAAAGCGATCGACAAGTCGATGGTGATCGGCCCCGTTCAACTCGAAACCAAATCAGGAGGCAAAAGTGGTAATTATCAACGAATCGACTCAAAAGCTTGA
- the mobA gene encoding molybdenum cofactor guanylyltransferase MobA: MISDLPCVLFAGGKSSRMGEDKSLLPFGGFSTLAEYQYRRLLCLFERVYLSSKDPEKFGFDAPVLLDPEGADFAPTAGFVSAFRSLKDERIMALSVDTPFVDASVFETLIAADNGECDAIIAKTASGTHPLCGIYRRSLLEEMERMLHEGDHRLGKLLAASNTLYVPFEDEEAFANLNHPHEYHRALSRFCAPDK, from the coding sequence ATGATATCCGATCTCCCATGCGTTTTGTTCGCGGGCGGCAAAAGCTCCCGCATGGGGGAGGATAAATCGCTCCTCCCCTTCGGTGGGTTTTCCACCCTTGCCGAATACCAGTACCGGCGTCTGCTTTGCCTCTTCGAGCGGGTCTACCTCTCGTCCAAAGATCCCGAAAAATTCGGCTTCGACGCACCGGTCCTGCTTGATCCCGAAGGGGCCGATTTTGCCCCGACGGCAGGATTCGTCAGTGCGTTCCGTTCCCTAAAGGACGAGCGGATCATGGCGCTCAGCGTCGATACCCCCTTTGTCGATGCGTCCGTTTTCGAAACGCTCATCGCTGCCGATAACGGCGAATGCGACGCAATCATCGCCAAAACCGCTTCAGGGACCCATCCGCTGTGCGGGATTTACCGTCGGAGCCTGCTGGAGGAGATGGAGCGGATGCTCCACGAAGGGGACCATCGGCTGGGAAAACTCCTCGCCGCCTCCAACACCCTCTACGTCCCTTTTGAAGACGAAGAAGCGTTCGCGAACCTCAACCATCCTCACGAATATCACCGGGCGCTTTCTCGCTTTTGCGCACCAGATAAATAA
- a CDS encoding DUF2780 domain-containing protein produces MRNLIHPLTALTLIASQAQAIDFGGLIQSVAPVAQSAAPVVDASLASNPLIKNITTTLGVTPTQAVGGAAAILNDAKSTMKPTDYAALTKQLPPLAAIVSAAPAVGSGSVASKFSALGMDPSLIAKFTPLILEYIQTGTTPGMAKLVQTALAE; encoded by the coding sequence ATGCGCAACCTCATCCATCCCTTAACCGCACTGACCCTTATCGCCTCACAGGCCCAGGCCATCGACTTCGGAGGCCTTATCCAAAGCGTCGCCCCCGTCGCCCAGAGCGCCGCACCCGTCGTCGACGCATCGCTGGCCTCCAACCCGCTGATCAAAAACATCACGACGACGCTGGGCGTCACCCCCACCCAGGCGGTCGGCGGGGCGGCGGCGATCCTCAATGATGCCAAAAGTACGATGAAACCGACCGATTACGCTGCGTTGACCAAACAGCTTCCGCCGCTGGCGGCGATCGTCTCGGCCGCACCCGCCGTCGGAAGCGGCAGCGTCGCCTCCAAATTCAGCGCACTGGGGATGGACCCCTCCCTGATCGCCAAGTTCACTCCGCTGATCCTCGAATACATCCAAACGGGGACCACTCCGGGAATGGCCAAGCTCGTTCAGACGGCGTTGGCGGAATGA
- a CDS encoding 3-isopropylmalate dehydratase large subunit: MGQTITEKIFSEHVGHPVYAGEIVRSPIDMVIGNDITTPISIKAFEDAGATKLANPEGFSIVLDHFIPAKDIASANQARVSRDFAKKHAMKHFFDEKDMGIEHALLPEKGLVVPGDVIIGADSHTCTHGALGAFSTGMGSTDLAFAMVTGGNWFKVPESIKVVLSGKPGKYTTGKDIILEVIRMIGVDGALYRTLEFVGDTIQYLSMDDRFSMCNMAIEAGAKSGIVAYDEITAEFLADKPLAREPKIHYSDADATYVQVLEIDVGALEPVIAYPFLPSNGHSLSQAVSDHIKVDQAFIGSCTNGRLSDLKIAAEILKGKRVHPDVRLIVTPGTQRILREATKLGYIDIIVDAGGVVSNPTCGACLGGYMGILGDNEVAIATTNRNFVGRMGARSSKVYLANSAVAAASAITGYITDPATIL, from the coding sequence ATGGGTCAGACTATTACCGAAAAAATATTTTCCGAACACGTCGGACACCCCGTTTATGCGGGTGAAATCGTCCGTTCGCCGATCGACATGGTCATCGGGAACGACATCACAACCCCCATCTCGATCAAAGCGTTCGAAGATGCGGGGGCGACCAAACTCGCCAATCCCGAGGGTTTTTCGATCGTCCTCGATCACTTCATCCCCGCCAAAGACATCGCATCGGCCAATCAGGCCCGCGTCAGCCGTGATTTTGCCAAAAAACACGCCATGAAGCACTTTTTCGACGAAAAAGATATGGGGATCGAACATGCCCTCCTTCCCGAAAAAGGGCTGGTAGTCCCGGGAGACGTCATCATCGGCGCCGATTCGCACACCTGTACTCACGGGGCACTGGGGGCTTTCTCGACGGGAATGGGGTCAACCGACCTCGCATTCGCGATGGTCACGGGGGGCAACTGGTTCAAAGTCCCCGAATCGATCAAAGTCGTCCTCAGCGGAAAACCGGGGAAATACACGACCGGGAAAGACATCATCCTAGAAGTCATCCGCATGATCGGCGTCGACGGGGCCCTCTACCGCACCCTCGAATTTGTCGGCGATACCATTCAGTATCTCAGCATGGACGACCGCTTTTCGATGTGTAACATGGCCATCGAAGCGGGTGCCAAAAGCGGCATCGTCGCCTACGACGAGATCACGGCCGAGTTCCTCGCCGACAAACCTCTGGCGCGCGAACCGAAAATCCACTACTCCGACGCCGACGCAACGTACGTGCAGGTACTCGAAATCGACGTAGGCGCTCTCGAGCCGGTCATCGCCTACCCGTTCCTGCCATCCAACGGGCACAGCCTCAGCCAGGCGGTCAGCGACCATATCAAAGTCGATCAGGCCTTTATCGGAAGCTGCACCAACGGCCGCCTCAGCGACCTCAAAATCGCCGCCGAAATCCTCAAAGGCAAACGGGTACACCCCGACGTACGCCTCATCGTCACCCCGGGGACGCAGCGGATCCTGCGCGAAGCGACAAAGCTGGGCTACATCGACATCATCGTCGATGCGGGCGGCGTCGTATCGAACCCGACGTGCGGTGCGTGTCTGGGGGGATACATGGGTATCCTGGGCGACAACGAAGTCGCCATCGCGACCACCAACCGCAACTTCGTCGGACGGATGGGAGCACGCAGCTCGAAAGTTTACCTCGCCAACTCGGCCGTCGCCGCCGCATCGGCGATCACGGGGTACATCACCGATCCTGCCACCATCCTCTAA